One Parasteatoda tepidariorum isolate YZ-2023 chromosome 1, CAS_Ptep_4.0, whole genome shotgun sequence genomic window, ACAATATATTTGTCATACCTACATAGTAAGTTACACATGTAGGTACttggttattaaatattttacttgtatattaagtagtttaaaagccttaattttttttatgaaattttttttaaaaattaaaaattatggcttgcacatttaaaaatgtcagaATTGCTAGTTTAAAGTAGTTAagttaaatagataaaaatttagtttattttaaaattataatgaccTTCTGATAAATTTCCCAGTGGAATCCATATTGaagacatttatttcaaaactaacagtactttacttataaaaatgtttaaatagaaGTTCACTGACTTATAAAAGGTTGATTTGTTGCTcgcaaaaaaagtaataaactttttgtaGACTTAACAAAACAGTGTTTATTTCGATCTTTAGATCAAAGCCAATGACTGGTATGCATCTCTAAATACAAGGGTGGCaatgaattttctttctgtgaaaaaaaggttttgagattttatacttttattattattattaataataataataaaagtttctatacttgtattattatatattatttggagtctcatacttttaaaacttattataatactCAACTAATGTGgtaaaaatatcaacattttgTGCCCAAGAATCATACAATTATTTTAGGAAGGTGTTGAGAATTCACAGCAATTTAAGGTCTTtggataatataaaaatacactcATATGCAAAATCTTTTATAAGTGTAATGTTCAATTGTGTAAAGTAATTGCTTAAAATGCTCCAGATGTCTATAAAACTAAGTAATACGCAAAAGTTATGCATTCTAAACTCTGTTTTTAGCTAGTTTCAAAAGAgcctgttttcattttttaagtttatagatAGGATCTAGTTGAACAGACGAAGATTAGGAATCTTCTtcattaaaatggatttttaaacacaaaatttcttaatcatCACCTTTTATCTTCTATATTGTCTaaagctattaaatttaaataaatttatttcagaactaatattttttgtgatttttattaattgccaatgtatattttttacaattattgttattagtgtacacgtgttttttaaaatcaacatttttttaagtaataatctacaattaatattcagtaaattttagtttaaatataggAAGACAACAATtgaggaaattttattaaaccttATTTGTAAACACATTCTTTCATCATAAGACTTTGCTCtataatagaaaagaaaaaacaattaaatcaaaaacagtaaaaaaattaaactatctattatttctttttggttGTTGTTTTTTCATCTATTGCATGATACATCCTAGTTAAATGTAAAAGTTCAGCACTTTGTTTTTCAACTACAAACCTTAATTCCTCAACATCATTTTCTAGAGTTTTAAATCTTTGCTCTGTAGCAGCTAATTTGGCTTTCTCATTTCGAGAACTCCTAATATACTCTGCTGTAATTGTAAAAACGGCAATCATAAATATTGTGGCTTCACCGAGTAAATCAGCACCTAGCTCTATGGCCATAGCTTCATTCAATTTTGGAACTTCACTCGGCTTTCCCAGGTTTAGCAATCTCATCTTGACATTAACTTCAACCCAATGGTACACTGAAAAAACAAAGcagatttcaaaattagttcattttaataaatacatacaaaactgaaagaaattacttattgaactcaagtttttcaaatattttccaaatgtaaaatcattaagtataaaaaatgaattcaaaactatttatgtGTGGTAAAAACTGTTgacaactttattattttttatttatgaactgaaactcagtgcaaaaaaattttacaatggtGTAGCTCATCTCCCTAcagcaaattttattactatccACAAAATTTACGAATTTTTGTGGGTGTAATGTGCATCTTTAGTTTCTAACTCTGGATGGGGGAGGGGGCTTATTCAGTTGTTATTGCTGAATAATATTGTAGTATGAAACTATAGGTGGGGGGCTTAATTGAATCTGCGGAattttacagtataatatttatgcagattttttagtttcagatttcactaagaaattttttattataaagaggGAACATTAAAAGTCAAGTAGTGTTGTCATGCTTTTGTGAGAAGTTTTctatctcaaataaaaaaaaagagatataatttgaaataaaataaatatatcagctAGAcacaaattatctttatttgtaGAATCATTCAGGAATTAAAggccaaattaaattttttttttttactttaagtctgaaatatttaagacaaaaaatttttaatagagacaaaaaattttttaaaaatgactactaaaaaaaactaaagagcactaaagcatttaaaaatttagaactcCAGCTCCAAGGAAAACACAGCTATGGAGTGCTTCAGGTCAGGGCTTTTGCAGTAAAGGAAAGAAGCtgtgttatttgtttattatgtgACATTCTTagcacaaaaagtttaaaaacatgctACATTCAActtcataaacaaaatatattttttctaagagTTTATTAAAAAGGATGGCTTTTAAtaggaaaatgtatttaatatcttgctgctattgctattttttaaaagctgatgaactaaaattctttaaaattttcttagaacCTTCTTTCACTAAGCTCTCTATGTTTGACAAAAATTACACCTAAGTTAAGAGCAAAGAAATAAGAAGAGGTAAGTATTTTGTACcaaatccaaattttttatgtttaaaatgaagttattaattatcagttacaaattgaaaagaatattagcAGATTATGTTAGGactaaacaatatatatttaattttataactgtcattaacagccgacccaaatttgggtttacggctacttaTGTTCAATGTAGCcaggtaattttgaacccgatccaagaagtcctgaatcaagtattgggagaaatttgccttcgtggaggaattaTGGATCTAACCTgtatttgcgttgcatggagaggaagaccacgagaacatcccacagttagtctgacggcaagggaactgtGACCCATgttccatctaccactgaggatatttcacaacAGCACTATGgccggtgcaagccagatgcggaattcatgtcgaccagccatcgctgggattcaaaccagGTTCATcccattggaaggcgaacgctctatcccctgagccatcgcggcccATAGAcgatatatattgaaatatcaatttaacGCATATTTCTTCACCAGACTTGCATTTCTCACAATGCATTGTAACTCTCACTTAACCTGCCAATATAAGAAAACACTCGCAATATAATGATTCATTCTCCAAGGATTCTTGCCTAAGCTAACACTGTTAACGTGCATAAGGAAGATGATTTCATCTACCCACCAAGACAATGTCCATTTCatgatcaggggtctgtctaggtttttctgagaggtgcctattttgtgaacatttagacataatttatgaaaattatattaaaaaatcaacacgaAAATATGGacataatttgagaaaattatattaaaaaatcaacacgaaaatatggatttatcatttcttatgggatacaaaaataaaattttaggaagaaGTAATATGTAAAACTATCATTTTTccttaagttgaatttgtgaaggtaccgctaaacggtagtaaatttggcctggacagacctCTGATGATGTTAAATGGCTAGATGAGAATTGAATCAGAAGTCACGATTTTGTGAGTGGATCAATGTTGGAATCTAGAACATGATGCATTGCTTCTTTCTGCAGGATTTCAGATTTCTTGAAGATTACCTTTAATATGATATCTATTACTTTGTGAGTCCTACGTATCTTTTTACCGGgatttaatgtattttgtaaattattttttgtgggaCTTCTACAGTTTTGCGATCGCTGTgcattattttgttacatttttttttttcaagatttaacGGCAatacttgtaaattatttttagtaagtcTTCTATTACTTTGCGATCATTGTGCATTATTTCATAGCATAATACATCAAATCATAATACATTGTTAAATCACAATACATTGCTAAATTGCATGTCTAACagacaatataaaatttcttacattgtCCATggtcaacaaataaaaaataataaggaaagaCTAATACATTCTAAATTTGTAAGAGAACTTTCGTTTAAACTTAATTCTATAaactgattattaataaataataaaaaaaaacaaagataaagaGATGAGGAGAAAGGTAAATAAACACATTCTAAGCTCTCTTGTCAATAACTGGAgtggtacaaaaaaaaatgtttgtttgccaatataatatgtaattcCATCTTCAGATGGGATTCATTTAGTGTTACCCATCTAAGATTAAGTATTATACTCAGTTTTAACAAGCTTTATAAAATCTTCATTACACATTTTGCAATTCTGTGCCTTAATGTTAGCAGTTTATTGAATTTGAGATACTATCAATTTTCCTAGAGCCAATACAACACTGTAGATGAAGAGTACAAAAACAGcactaaaaaatgattacccGTTCGTCGCAACAAATTTGTAGTACTGGCTTTAGAATGCATCAAGCTTTAATAAGAACAGTGGTTTCATAAGAAGCTAATCAGTGCACATTTGCATTTGTCTAATGTATAACTACATAAATATTagattacagtaaaaaatatgcgAAGTagaatttgatgatttttttcatagataTAAATGAAGTTGATTTGACTTTCTAGAGGCAGAAAGAAGAAatgattgattttataattgctttttacattattgaataCCTGCTTactaaatagaataataattccCTCAAAAGTTTGACAAGTTAGTGCTTGCTTAGAGAAATtggtctaaaaaaaaaaactcatgaaCTTTGTTGGAACATGAAAGTTTCTGAcgatttattcataattaataaggCAAACATGATTTTATACTAGAATgatgaatcaaaaaatttattgaaactgaTAATTTATTGCAACTTACATTGGGCAGGAGGCATACATATGTAAGTTCTAAAAAACAAACTACTCTTCGCTTTAGTTTTTAACCTATTAGCTAGCGGTTTACTGACTTGGCGAATCGCTAGAGCAGCTAATTTTGCTAAAGGAAAAGCTACCATGTTGATCAAAGATTCATATCAACtctattttgatataatatatattattggcactaatttttcaattatacatgatatattgtataaaaatttcgatatcAATCATTATTTTCCTAAAGCATTTCCTATGTATGACCTTTCTAAGCAACTTTGTTTTGATCCAATGTTTACATTACGTCTGCTCAACTTTTTACTACTACaacttccattttttatttaaaacattgccAGAGAGTAAAAGcgttttattaagaaaaaaatatggcttaacttacagcactttatttaccaaaataaatatattttttcaatggcatctaaacaaaaactttttggtttcaattttaaaatttaaatttccgtAATCAAAATGGAATTGTTTAGTCAAATAATGCCCCTAAATtcaagtttaaatgaatatgcTGGCTTCCTTACTGTTATggtgtttatattttaacatatctttaagtttcaatttcatttattctatGCAATGagtcaatattaaaaatcaacatactttctttattttttctcttcttctatTCTTGTTAGCTATTTTAAAGATGTGATTTAAAATCTTCTTgcacaatattattaaagagaTTTAGATCTTAGTgagaaacatataaaaataaatatttttattttgtttaagttagaataattattatctattactGAACTACATTTATCGATCATATTATCTTTGGATTATCCTTTTATTGCAATGACTTTTTAAGGTGTAGAATCGGGGACcacttggttttttttttttttataaccggcgttaaAAAAAACGATCATATTTTGAGAGACGATAATTTTGTTCAGGTTTGCTACAAATTACTATTGAATATTTCCGTTTTTGTgatgttttttagtttctttcatGCTACTACCTGTTTCTTGCCAAACATTAGTTATTTTTCGACGTAAGTACATATATGGAAATCTCCCATTAGAGAAGCCCATTAGTTTTTCTGTAACATCATTATAGACCTTACatgtattctaaaaattaaaatttgaagtaatgttaaattttgtaatttaattaaatgtggaagtcataatttaatatataatattatatttcttactttagaATGAAGAGTTTTACATCCACTTACTTATTCAAAATGGAAAGGCTTCAAAGAAAGTTACGTTAAGAGGGTGCAAAAAGCTATTTAATGTTCTTGAaccagaaataaaaacattagaaaagGTATGAATTTACTTTCTTCCTCCATGAAATGTTTGTCTCAGCTGATTTTAATCATTGCTAAATgtttcactatttttattttattttaatatctctttaattttgtaccctattttcttttcttcaaaatatatcaagtttcagaaaaagttagttttattttgataaatcttaaGATCTTAGTTTTCATATTATCTTCGCAGGACaagtaaattctaaaaaatagttttgaaattggAGCTTATATGTAAAAAACTTGATGAAACAGAAAAAGTTTACTTTGAAATGGCCGGTTTGTATATCCCATTTTTCAACATTGAAATGTTGATCCATGAGGCAGTTtttgtggttaaaaaaaaaaaaaaaaaaaaaaaaaaaaaaatgatagatgACATAGAATATctcatttaagtattttttagtcgggaattttttctattgcacAGCTAAATCTTTTTAAGATGAAAACACTTTACACGAATTATCACTTAGATGAAGAGAAACAGTTTTTCCACATTATCTAGAAAACATTAATGATTACATTCTTTAATATAAGCAAACTTTTGCcatttaagacaaaattaattattggacTTTTATGAAAACTTATTCCCAATTCTGATCCTTCTTTGTTTATATGCTAGCTTATTGCCTTTCCTAAACTAGATAGGTAGGgatagtaaatttgtttttgaaactgaaagGAAATCGCTATTTTCAACCAGCGATTGGTGATGTTACTAATTGAAGACATGAGGGCATGGTGAATctataaagagagaaaaaagttgCTGCATTTTTGCTGATTAAAGAATTCTTTTGTGATCAACATTCTTTTATATGTCTTTTATTTAGTTGCTAGTGATTTGTTGATtccaattttttgttgttgtaatttgttttattggaGTTCTTGTTGTGAAAATAAGTGGGAAGAAAGAACTTTTcggtttagaaaaaaaagcagaagatTTCATGTGATGTTagtattgtgatttttaaaaaagggcaaTTGCAGAAAAGTACAGAATTCCTGTTAGTACTCATTTGGCTGCTACTAGGAATCTGAAACAAATTGAAACGTCTAGTGCAATCTAGCAGTTagagtttgatttttaaaataattctgaatgcctttttctgttttattagtTAATACAAAAAGATTTTTGCTGCCCTTCAACTTCATCTTAACGAGGTTTGACTTCATATGTATTACTGTATATCTATTATGTATATTTCTACGATATCtattttgcaaaacaaaattttttttctagcatttaAATCAGTGTAGTACTGCTGTTGATATGTTGCGTGAAATTCATAATCAACTGGTAAGCTTGATTTACattctctttaaataatttaaattaattatgtcttgttttaaaaggaaagaattgtatttataaatgtgaatattttgtacatttttaaaaaaaatttacaataaagtaTCGATAATTCATGATGGATAACACCTGACCTGCTTcgaatttatgcaatttaataaataaataaaaactcagaAACGCAATATTTGCCGAAATGAAGCATTTTCTAGGAGTTAGGACCTACTTTTAAGAACCaacaaaatatagaataaaaatatagcagaatgaaaatatttcagcaaaaattttaGGTATCTAATAGACGCAGTTGCAGacacgaaaatttcaaaaggtacaaaatatttcatcaaaaaggtTCCCGTTTGCATCTTTAAATTCATATACACGAGTTTTTCTCATCCATTGTTAATGGTCCCTTTCACTTTTGTGACTGACAAATGTAGATGGAAAATTCCTGATGCCAATGCTGATGCtgggaaaataattttggaaaatcatCTATAACAACAGATTATCCTCATTGACGATTTCCATGTTTTTAAACAGATAATCTATGAATTATATGCAAAGAATTATGGTATGtgtatcatatttaaaatagaagtaaataattataaaaatagtaagaaaagttaatggaaattcaaaataataaaaattgtaaatatattttttttatatacatcaagttaataaaaaattatagtatgaaagtaaaaaatcgttaaaaataaaatggacgAAATATATTATCAACAATGCTGATGCATATTcggaaaatttcttttgaatatcgtgatgtaaatttaaaaatctgtggtatctttatttaatgaagggagaaaaaaaactaaattaatttctatggttaattttttttctatatatgttattgctttttattattgttattttacttttatatgcaTTATACAATATGTTAATTGGTTTCAAGTGgcat contains:
- the LOC107450907 gene encoding putative OPA3-like protein CG13603, giving the protein MVAFPLAKLAALAIRQVSKPLANRLKTKAKSSLFFRTYICMPPAQLYHWVEVNVKMRLLNLGKPSEVPKLNEAMAIELGADLLGEATIFMIAVFTITAEYIRSSRNEKAKLAATEQRFKTLENDVEELRFVVEKQSAELLHLTRMYHAIDEKTTTKKK